The genomic segment AGGCATACTTCTCGGCACAAGGCCCACAGCCGTATCGCTTCCCAACGCCATCCAGATGGTCATGCGCGACGTCCGCACCGCAAGAACCGAAGAAGCAGCACGCCGCATCCTCCGCGAAAAAGCAGATGCTTTCATCTGGTCGTCCCGAACAGCTCTTGACCGCATTGCCGCCATGGGAGCAAACCACATCCCTGACGGCAGTGTTGTCATGACGCACTGTAACTCAAAAGCAGCCCTCGGATGCATTCTTGAAGCAAAGCGGCAGGGAAAAAACATCGAGGTTTATGCAACCGAAGTGCGGCCCTGGAATCAGGGACGGCTCACCATCAAAACCCTCAACGACAACGAAATACCCACCACCTACTTTGTTGATTCAGCCGTCCGCTCAATGATGAAAGAGATCGATCTGGTCATTGTTGGCGCTGACGCGATCACCGTCAACGGAGCGGTCGTGAACAAAGTCGGCACCTCACAGATTGCCCTGTGCGCAAACGAAGCACGCAAAAACGTCATCGTAACCGCTGAGACCTACAAATTTGCTCCAAGAACCATTCTCGGTGAACTCATCCAGATCGAAGAGCGGGCGCAGAACGAAGTCCTGCCTGATGAAATTGCGGCAACACTTCCCTTCGTCCGCGTGAAAAATCCTGTCTTTGATGTAACTCCCGCAGACTACATTGATATGATAATCACCGAAGCAGGCGCTCTTCCCCCGCATCTCGCATACACCATCATGCGCGAGTATCTCGGCTGGGGACTTGACGAACTCCAGAACCAGTTCCTCGGCGCCCGAACCGGCACCGAGTTCCGATAACCGAGGCTTCCTATGAATGATCTGATAGCCACCTACTACTTCCGGCCCAAAAGCGGCGTTACCGCCGACTTTGCCGCGCATGCCATCTCTGAGGAGCAGACCACGGGAACTTGGACCGACCTCTGCACCGTGAATGATGAAACTGCATATGTCCACGCCTATGATGGCGAGGTTCTTGAGATCTCGCCGACCGACGGCGGATTCATCACCAAAATCCGCTACCCGTACGAGATCTTTGAGCCGGGAAACATTCCGCAGTATCTCTCGGTGATCGCCGGAAACCTGTTCGGTCTTGGAAAACTTGAGGGGGTCCGTCTTCTTGACATCGACATCCCTTCGCAGCTTGCGGCTGTTGAGACCGGCCCGAAGTACGGCATCGATGGAGTTCGAAAAATCGTTGGTACTGAAACTTCCCGCCGCCCGCATGTGGGAACAATCATCAAACCAAAAGTCGGTCTGAGTCCCTTAGACACGGCAAAAGTTGCCTATGAGGCGGCAATCGGCGGTGTTGATCTGATCAAAGATGACGAGACCTTAACGGATCAGAAGTTCTGTCCCTTGATGAAGCGGCTGGATGCAGTCATGGACGCGCTTAATGATGCAGAGCAGGAGACCGGTCGCAAAGTGCTCTATGCGCTCAATGTTACGACCGGTGGCGACAAAATTGTTGAGGCCGGTGTGAACGCTGTGCGTGCCGGCGCGAACATGCTGATGGTGGATGTTTTGACCGCAGGATTTTCCGCCGTGCAGGCACTCGCCCGCGATCCGGCAATCACGGTTCCCATTCATGTTCACCGAACGATGCACGGCGCATTTACCCGCAACCCGCATCACGGGATTGCGATGCGGCCTATTGCAAAACTTGTCCGCATCTGCGGCGGCGACCAGCTGCATACAG from the Methanorbis rubei genome contains:
- a CDS encoding ribose 1,5-bisphosphate isomerase produces the protein MTLLQTAEQIQTMQIRGAGKIAREAVSALRDHAETLPHTGDAAAFIREMEHAAGILLGTRPTAVSLPNAIQMVMRDVRTARTEEAARRILREKADAFIWSSRTALDRIAAMGANHIPDGSVVMTHCNSKAALGCILEAKRQGKNIEVYATEVRPWNQGRLTIKTLNDNEIPTTYFVDSAVRSMMKEIDLVIVGADAITVNGAVVNKVGTSQIALCANEARKNVIVTAETYKFAPRTILGELIQIEERAQNEVLPDEIAATLPFVRVKNPVFDVTPADYIDMIITEAGALPPHLAYTIMREYLGWGLDELQNQFLGARTGTEFR
- a CDS encoding RuBisCO large subunit C-terminal-like domain-containing protein yields the protein MNDLIATYYFRPKSGVTADFAAHAISEEQTTGTWTDLCTVNDETAYVHAYDGEVLEISPTDGGFITKIRYPYEIFEPGNIPQYLSVIAGNLFGLGKLEGVRLLDIDIPSQLAAVETGPKYGIDGVRKIVGTETSRRPHVGTIIKPKVGLSPLDTAKVAYEAAIGGVDLIKDDETLTDQKFCPLMKRLDAVMDALNDAEQETGRKVLYALNVTTGGDKIVEAGVNAVRAGANMLMVDVLTAGFSAVQALARDPAITVPIHVHRTMHGAFTRNPHHGIAMRPIAKLVRICGGDQLHTGTVSGKMGGSVEEVLSDNKSLTERFGFVRPVFPVASGGLHPGKVHAELATLGTDIVLQAGGGIHGHPDGTRAGACAMRQAVDAFLAGVSAEEYAKTHTELAQALGKWGVK